A genomic segment from Malus domestica chromosome 05, GDT2T_hap1 encodes:
- the LOC103435282 gene encoding probable GPI-anchored adhesin-like protein PGA55 isoform X1: protein MVAMNSEFDSFLLRPPMESDEEQDCFCGLYPEYGAIFMSSSATIDECFERRLFGLPSSQGQFVKQIKTGMILFLFEFERRELHGVFQACSDGEMNILPSAYNSSGRQFPAQVKVKLIWRCHSLSEPEFSGAIKDNYFSNWKFRFGLSKAQVRRLLLLFSSRKLKYQQRQRQLASRREPISVDTAGRVKEVDDGKSVLSDKAINKLVADNHNGPKMSQSPWNVSGNIGKEDGGMLASDEVGNLHEVDKKVGKIMQRVYLGPVPGEVGKLDAAFAMSERAGNEFNVDVESVSSEHPMSDQSGRGDDDLVIHDDSSCLIGDKLQIGNSESNVFGSAVPTANPAFFQSSLDRPVCPGLPVEETGSLVQDQTRSTSTVGNLMELPIASHICSASPSYRDAIVISTYDPDALSLNNPRSPSLGVNQSSNSVQYCYKQHGILSITNQSYTELKGINQSLESNPKFDVHVPIASHDLYEHSCHGDIMPFPGLAYSEELAIDSSGKHCSGEPVLNSSLSIESLSQIGSSGTETKRPTSYSLSPSNCLSFVIDRGHPVALQKKLEQEMAQKLNDEPCTANVTSSEELQFQWQCRIHPDDHSVDHHIQKSYDRDLNSYAFSEGKHSDLKNERSVFSRLASDTPGKDNSMHADNEESDNDASVDEVMAMLSASNYSWVKSKNPKRPTRRHDDQEKFRNKKKTKVDSELDSNYLELIPKKSNMASATPVEDKDDQRREEVPFVDFKRRSELQKLNGDTKARAKDEIAENDRLLGGQCKRRKLVRPSFNDNEPHDEKSMNENPSLILQASSQESSVSEDVNGKRRKLVRPKFRVNEPCDDKSMNGDTSKILQVSSQHCCTSEDSGSCEASVGSQGKLLPQVIGLSLMVCQSSHENENNQTERSSKHEREIEAESSAASAKLGDEGRKEPLHDVGSQIADLAIPKLLPQCTESPQVVREGQKELLHDVGSQIANLAILLPQYTESPQVVHQSSCENENIETERFQEYELEIKTEISRRSLKLGDGGGVEPLHDLGSPIGSLAIPYGDNNPNVQKDSDYKVPIVNKSSQDCNDISHITVQESALRLPEQNSGTENAFSEIECARVNELELLPSVELCPESGDLSSGNAIGSSSNLNSGLQRGTKEVAICVYAGVGDNHHESSNKQSEASLDTVGCLDKQEPSQDHRSSKLSEASFGTVGCFKKPESSLEFRDLNLGFGERLFILSNSFKSSDVTASKLVGERRDGLQISGSNVCKSSDIDTSEIVEDTISKDLGPSRKLDLKAADNRSDIDTSKHVGDAQDSLPISGSNVCKSISTSENVCKGIIRKRVLKRAINCSKFDTSMHVDDVKDVHPIRDSNVDKSIGTSEDVEEKKVIFPSRAIIRKRVLKIADNCSKIDTSKHVDDAKDFLPISGSNSCKSSDGATSESAEAREDVLQSNVEIGKGELKTVCSQNTSLAHDFEFDDDSKTDDTRRENKRLWSILTARLKQLKNAQQTTVTRS from the exons ATGGTTGCTATGAATAGTGAATTTGACAGCTTTTTGTTAAGACCACCAATGGAGTCAGACGAGGAGCAGGATTGTTTTTGCGGGTTATATCCGGAGTATGGTGCAATTTTCATGTCAAGCAGTGCAACGATAGATGAGTGTTTTGAACGGAGACTGTTTGGCCTTCCATCTTCACAAGGCCAATTTGTAAAGCAGATTAAAACTGGAatgattttgtttctgtttgaatTCGAGAGGAGAGAACTTCATGGTGTTTTTCAAGCATGCTCTGATGGTGAAATGAATATTTTGCCTTCTGCATACAATTCATCAGGAAGGCAGTTTCCTGCTCAG GTAAAAGTGAAGCTTATTTGGCGTTGTCATTCGCTTTCAGAACCTGAATTCAGTGGCGCAATCAAAGATAACTACTTTTCAAATTGGAAGTTCCGTTTCGGTCTCTCCAAAGCTCAG GTCCGAAGACTTTTATTGTTGTTCAGCTCACGAAAGTTAAAATATCAGCAGCGGCAGAGACAATTAGCCAGTAGAAGAGAACCAATATCAGTGGACACTGCTGGTAGAGTCAAGGAAGTCGATGATGGCAAGTCTGTATTGAGTGATAAGGCAATCAACAAGCTTGTTGCCGACAATCATAATGGGCCAAAAATGAGTCAGTCACCGTGGAATGTCTCTGGGAATATTGGAAAAGAAGATGGTGGCATGTTGGCAAGTGATGAAGTGGGTAATCTTCATGAAGTAGACAAGAAGGTTGGGAAGATCATGCAGCGTGTGTATCTTGGGCCTGTTCCAGGTGAAGTTGGAAAATTGGATGCTGCTTTTGCAATGTCTGAGAGGGCAGGGAATGAATTTAATGTGGATGTTGAATCTGTGTCATCTGAGCATCCTATGTCGGATCAATCTGGACGAGGTGATGACGATCTGGTAATTCATGATGATTCTAGCTGTTTAATTGGTGATAAATTACAAATTGGCAATAGTGAAAGTAATGTTTTTGGGTCAGCTGTACCTACTGCGAACCCTGCTTTCTTTCAGTCTAGTCTTGATAGACCTGTCTGTCCTGGCTTGCCTGTTGAAGAAACGGGTTCTTTGGTTCAAGATCAAACTAGATCAACTTCGACTGTTGGCAATCTAATGGAGCTGCCAATTGCTAGCCATATTTGTTCCGCATCTCCATCTTATAGAGATGCGATTGTAATCAGCACCTATGATCCTGATGCTCTTAGTCTGAACAATCCACGCTCACCATCACTTGGGGTCAATCAGAGTTCAAATTCCGTTCAATATTGTTATAAACAACATGGCATTCTTTCCATTACAAATCAATCATATACAGAGCTAAAAGGAATCAATCAAAGCCTAGAATCCAATCCAAAGTTTGATGTTCATGTTCCAATCGCATCCCATGACCTTTACGAGCACTCATGTCACGGGGACATCATGCCTTTTCCAGGGCTGGCATATTCTGAAGAATTGGCTATAGATTCTTCTGGAAAACATTGTTCCGGGGAGCCAGTTTTGAACAGTTCTTTATCAATTGAAAGTTTATCACAAATTGGAAGTAGTGGGACGGAAACCAAGAGGCCAACATCTTATTCTCTCAGTCCTAGTAACTGTCTGTCCTTTGTGATTGATCGTGGTCATCCTGTAGCATTACAAAAGAAACTTGAGCAAGAAATGGCACAGAAATTGAACGATGAACCATGTACTGCTAATGTAACTTCATCAGAGGAGCTTCAGTTCCAGTGGCAATGTCGCATTCATCCTGATGATCACAGCGTGGACCACCATATACAGAAATCTTATGATCGTGATCTCAATTCTTATGCATTCTCTGAAGGTAAGCATTCTGATCTGAAGAATGAAAGAAGTGTATTTTCTCGCTTGGCTTCAGATACGCCTGGCAAAGATAACAGTATGCATGCTGACAACGAGGAAAGTGATAACGATGCATCAGTGGATGAAGTCATGGCAATGTTGAGTGCGAGTAACTACAGCTGGGTGAAGTCAAAAAATCCTAAGCGGCCTACTAGACGGCACGATGACCAAGAGAAGTTTAGGAATAAGAAAAAGACCAAAGTGGACTCTGAGTTGGATAGTAATTACTTGGAATTGAttccaaaaaaatcaaacatggcTTCTGCTACACCTGTTGAAGACAAAGATGATCAAAGGCGCGAAGAGGTACCATTTGTGGATTTCAAGCGACGGAGTGAACTGCAGAAACTTAATGGTGATACCAAAGCCAGAGCCAAGGATGAAATTGCAGAAAATGATAGACTGTTGGGTGGGCAGTGCAAGAGAAGGAAGTTGGTCAGGCCGAGTTTCAATGACAACGAGCCACACGATGAAAAAAGCATGAATGAAAACCCATCTCTGATTTTACAAGCATCATCACAAGAATCTTCTGTTAGCGAAGATGTTAATGGCAAGAGAAGGAAGCTGGTTAGACCAAAGTTCAGGGTGAATGAGCCATGTgatgacaaaagcatgaatggAGACACTTCTAAAATTTTACAAGTATCATCTCAACACTGTTGTACTAGTGAAGATAGTGGAAGTTGCGAGGCTTCTGTTGGAAGCCAAGGTAAGTTGTTACCGCAAGTTATAGGTTTGTCGCTTATGGTGTGTCAAAGCAGTCATGAGAATGAGAATAATCAAACCGAAAGATCTTCAAAACATGAAAGAGAAATTGAAGCTGAAAGCTCCGCAGCATCAGCCAAATTAGGAGATGAAGGTCGAAAAGAGCCTCTTCATGATGTTGGCAGCCAAATTGCTGACCTTGCAATCCCTAAGTTGTTACCGCAATGTACAGAATCGCCTCAAGTGGTTCGTGAAGGTCAAAAAGAGCTTCTTCATGACGTTGGCAGCCAAATTGCTAACCTTGCAATTCTGTTACCGCAATATACAGAATCACCTCAAGTAGTTCATCAAAGCAGTTGTGAGAATGAGAATATTGAAACGGAAAGATTTCAAGAATATGAGCTGGAAATTAAAACAGAAATTTCCAGACGGTCTCTCAAACTTGGAGATGGTGGTGGAGTGGAGCCTCTTCATGATCTTGGCAGCCCAATTGGCAGCCTTGCAATCCCATATGGAGACAACAATCCTAATGTTCAGAAAGACTCGGATTATAAGGTTCCTATTGTAAACAAATCATCTCAAGATTGTAATGATATCAGTCACATCACTGTTCAGGAGTCAGCCCTGCGATTACCTGAACAGAATTCTGGAAcagaaaatgcattttctgAAATTGAATGTGCAAGAGTCAATGAACTGGAGTTGCTTCCAAGCGTTGAACTTTGTCCTGAAAGTGGTGATCTTAGTAGCGGTAATGCAATAGGCAGCTCAAGTAATCTAAACTCTGGGTTGCAAAGAGGAACCAAAGAAGTTGCTATTTGTGTATATGCTGGTGTTGGTGATAACCACCATGAATCCAGTAATAAACAATCTGAGGCATCTCTTGACACCGTGGGTTGCTTGGACAAGCAAGAACCGTCTCAAGATCACAGATCCAGTAAATTGTCTGAGGCATCTTTTGGCACTGTCGGTTGCTTCAAAAAGCCAGAATCTTCTCTAGAATTTCGGGACCTGAATTTGGGATTTGGAGAGCGACTTTTTATACTTAGTAATAGTTTCAAAAGCTCTGATGTTACTGCTTCCAAGCTTGTGGGTGAAAGGAGAGATGGTCTTCAAATCAGCGGTAGTAATGTTTGCAAAAGTTCCGACATTGATACTTCTGAGATTGTGGAGGATACGATTAGCAAGGATCTTGGTCCAAGCAGAAAACTTGATCTCAAGGCAGCCGACAACCGCTCTGATATTGATACTTCTAAGCATGTGGGCGATGCACAGGATTCTCTTCCAATCAGCGGTAGTAATGTTTGCAAAAGCATTAGTACCTCTGAGAATGTATGCAAGGGTATAATTAGAAAACGTGTACTGAAGAGAGCAATCAACTGCTCTAAATTTGATACTTCTATGCATGTGGACGATGTGAAGGATGTTCATCCAATCCGCGACAGTAATGTTGACAAAAGCATTGGTACCTCCGAGGATGTGGAAGAGAAGAAGGTTATTTTCCCAAGCAGGGCTATCATTAGAAAACGTGTACTCAAGATAGCAGACAACTGCTCTAAAATTGATACTTCTAAGCACGTGGACGATGCAAAGGATTTTCTCCCAATCAGCGGCAGTAATTCTTGCAAAAGCTCAGACGGTGCTACCTCTGAGAGTGCGGAAGCAAGGGAGGATGTTCTTCAAAGCAACGTTGAAATCGGAAAAGGTGAACTCAAGACGGTCTGCAGCCAAAATACAAGTTTAGCTCATGATTTTGAGTTTGATGATGATAGTAAAACTGATGATACtagaagagaaaacaagaggCTTTGGAGTATTCTAACGGCCAGGTTGAAGCAGCTGAAGAATGCTCAACAAACAACAGTGACAAGGTCCTAG
- the LOC103435282 gene encoding probable GPI-anchored adhesin-like protein PGA55 isoform X2: protein MESDEEQDCFCGLYPEYGAIFMSSSATIDECFERRLFGLPSSQGQFVKQIKTGMILFLFEFERRELHGVFQACSDGEMNILPSAYNSSGRQFPAQVKVKLIWRCHSLSEPEFSGAIKDNYFSNWKFRFGLSKAQVRRLLLLFSSRKLKYQQRQRQLASRREPISVDTAGRVKEVDDGKSVLSDKAINKLVADNHNGPKMSQSPWNVSGNIGKEDGGMLASDEVGNLHEVDKKVGKIMQRVYLGPVPGEVGKLDAAFAMSERAGNEFNVDVESVSSEHPMSDQSGRGDDDLVIHDDSSCLIGDKLQIGNSESNVFGSAVPTANPAFFQSSLDRPVCPGLPVEETGSLVQDQTRSTSTVGNLMELPIASHICSASPSYRDAIVISTYDPDALSLNNPRSPSLGVNQSSNSVQYCYKQHGILSITNQSYTELKGINQSLESNPKFDVHVPIASHDLYEHSCHGDIMPFPGLAYSEELAIDSSGKHCSGEPVLNSSLSIESLSQIGSSGTETKRPTSYSLSPSNCLSFVIDRGHPVALQKKLEQEMAQKLNDEPCTANVTSSEELQFQWQCRIHPDDHSVDHHIQKSYDRDLNSYAFSEGKHSDLKNERSVFSRLASDTPGKDNSMHADNEESDNDASVDEVMAMLSASNYSWVKSKNPKRPTRRHDDQEKFRNKKKTKVDSELDSNYLELIPKKSNMASATPVEDKDDQRREEVPFVDFKRRSELQKLNGDTKARAKDEIAENDRLLGGQCKRRKLVRPSFNDNEPHDEKSMNENPSLILQASSQESSVSEDVNGKRRKLVRPKFRVNEPCDDKSMNGDTSKILQVSSQHCCTSEDSGSCEASVGSQGKLLPQVIGLSLMVCQSSHENENNQTERSSKHEREIEAESSAASAKLGDEGRKEPLHDVGSQIADLAIPKLLPQCTESPQVVREGQKELLHDVGSQIANLAILLPQYTESPQVVHQSSCENENIETERFQEYELEIKTEISRRSLKLGDGGGVEPLHDLGSPIGSLAIPYGDNNPNVQKDSDYKVPIVNKSSQDCNDISHITVQESALRLPEQNSGTENAFSEIECARVNELELLPSVELCPESGDLSSGNAIGSSSNLNSGLQRGTKEVAICVYAGVGDNHHESSNKQSEASLDTVGCLDKQEPSQDHRSSKLSEASFGTVGCFKKPESSLEFRDLNLGFGERLFILSNSFKSSDVTASKLVGERRDGLQISGSNVCKSSDIDTSEIVEDTISKDLGPSRKLDLKAADNRSDIDTSKHVGDAQDSLPISGSNVCKSISTSENVCKGIIRKRVLKRAINCSKFDTSMHVDDVKDVHPIRDSNVDKSIGTSEDVEEKKVIFPSRAIIRKRVLKIADNCSKIDTSKHVDDAKDFLPISGSNSCKSSDGATSESAEAREDVLQSNVEIGKGELKTVCSQNTSLAHDFEFDDDSKTDDTRRENKRLWSILTARLKQLKNAQQTTVTRS from the exons ATGGAGTCAGACGAGGAGCAGGATTGTTTTTGCGGGTTATATCCGGAGTATGGTGCAATTTTCATGTCAAGCAGTGCAACGATAGATGAGTGTTTTGAACGGAGACTGTTTGGCCTTCCATCTTCACAAGGCCAATTTGTAAAGCAGATTAAAACTGGAatgattttgtttctgtttgaatTCGAGAGGAGAGAACTTCATGGTGTTTTTCAAGCATGCTCTGATGGTGAAATGAATATTTTGCCTTCTGCATACAATTCATCAGGAAGGCAGTTTCCTGCTCAG GTAAAAGTGAAGCTTATTTGGCGTTGTCATTCGCTTTCAGAACCTGAATTCAGTGGCGCAATCAAAGATAACTACTTTTCAAATTGGAAGTTCCGTTTCGGTCTCTCCAAAGCTCAG GTCCGAAGACTTTTATTGTTGTTCAGCTCACGAAAGTTAAAATATCAGCAGCGGCAGAGACAATTAGCCAGTAGAAGAGAACCAATATCAGTGGACACTGCTGGTAGAGTCAAGGAAGTCGATGATGGCAAGTCTGTATTGAGTGATAAGGCAATCAACAAGCTTGTTGCCGACAATCATAATGGGCCAAAAATGAGTCAGTCACCGTGGAATGTCTCTGGGAATATTGGAAAAGAAGATGGTGGCATGTTGGCAAGTGATGAAGTGGGTAATCTTCATGAAGTAGACAAGAAGGTTGGGAAGATCATGCAGCGTGTGTATCTTGGGCCTGTTCCAGGTGAAGTTGGAAAATTGGATGCTGCTTTTGCAATGTCTGAGAGGGCAGGGAATGAATTTAATGTGGATGTTGAATCTGTGTCATCTGAGCATCCTATGTCGGATCAATCTGGACGAGGTGATGACGATCTGGTAATTCATGATGATTCTAGCTGTTTAATTGGTGATAAATTACAAATTGGCAATAGTGAAAGTAATGTTTTTGGGTCAGCTGTACCTACTGCGAACCCTGCTTTCTTTCAGTCTAGTCTTGATAGACCTGTCTGTCCTGGCTTGCCTGTTGAAGAAACGGGTTCTTTGGTTCAAGATCAAACTAGATCAACTTCGACTGTTGGCAATCTAATGGAGCTGCCAATTGCTAGCCATATTTGTTCCGCATCTCCATCTTATAGAGATGCGATTGTAATCAGCACCTATGATCCTGATGCTCTTAGTCTGAACAATCCACGCTCACCATCACTTGGGGTCAATCAGAGTTCAAATTCCGTTCAATATTGTTATAAACAACATGGCATTCTTTCCATTACAAATCAATCATATACAGAGCTAAAAGGAATCAATCAAAGCCTAGAATCCAATCCAAAGTTTGATGTTCATGTTCCAATCGCATCCCATGACCTTTACGAGCACTCATGTCACGGGGACATCATGCCTTTTCCAGGGCTGGCATATTCTGAAGAATTGGCTATAGATTCTTCTGGAAAACATTGTTCCGGGGAGCCAGTTTTGAACAGTTCTTTATCAATTGAAAGTTTATCACAAATTGGAAGTAGTGGGACGGAAACCAAGAGGCCAACATCTTATTCTCTCAGTCCTAGTAACTGTCTGTCCTTTGTGATTGATCGTGGTCATCCTGTAGCATTACAAAAGAAACTTGAGCAAGAAATGGCACAGAAATTGAACGATGAACCATGTACTGCTAATGTAACTTCATCAGAGGAGCTTCAGTTCCAGTGGCAATGTCGCATTCATCCTGATGATCACAGCGTGGACCACCATATACAGAAATCTTATGATCGTGATCTCAATTCTTATGCATTCTCTGAAGGTAAGCATTCTGATCTGAAGAATGAAAGAAGTGTATTTTCTCGCTTGGCTTCAGATACGCCTGGCAAAGATAACAGTATGCATGCTGACAACGAGGAAAGTGATAACGATGCATCAGTGGATGAAGTCATGGCAATGTTGAGTGCGAGTAACTACAGCTGGGTGAAGTCAAAAAATCCTAAGCGGCCTACTAGACGGCACGATGACCAAGAGAAGTTTAGGAATAAGAAAAAGACCAAAGTGGACTCTGAGTTGGATAGTAATTACTTGGAATTGAttccaaaaaaatcaaacatggcTTCTGCTACACCTGTTGAAGACAAAGATGATCAAAGGCGCGAAGAGGTACCATTTGTGGATTTCAAGCGACGGAGTGAACTGCAGAAACTTAATGGTGATACCAAAGCCAGAGCCAAGGATGAAATTGCAGAAAATGATAGACTGTTGGGTGGGCAGTGCAAGAGAAGGAAGTTGGTCAGGCCGAGTTTCAATGACAACGAGCCACACGATGAAAAAAGCATGAATGAAAACCCATCTCTGATTTTACAAGCATCATCACAAGAATCTTCTGTTAGCGAAGATGTTAATGGCAAGAGAAGGAAGCTGGTTAGACCAAAGTTCAGGGTGAATGAGCCATGTgatgacaaaagcatgaatggAGACACTTCTAAAATTTTACAAGTATCATCTCAACACTGTTGTACTAGTGAAGATAGTGGAAGTTGCGAGGCTTCTGTTGGAAGCCAAGGTAAGTTGTTACCGCAAGTTATAGGTTTGTCGCTTATGGTGTGTCAAAGCAGTCATGAGAATGAGAATAATCAAACCGAAAGATCTTCAAAACATGAAAGAGAAATTGAAGCTGAAAGCTCCGCAGCATCAGCCAAATTAGGAGATGAAGGTCGAAAAGAGCCTCTTCATGATGTTGGCAGCCAAATTGCTGACCTTGCAATCCCTAAGTTGTTACCGCAATGTACAGAATCGCCTCAAGTGGTTCGTGAAGGTCAAAAAGAGCTTCTTCATGACGTTGGCAGCCAAATTGCTAACCTTGCAATTCTGTTACCGCAATATACAGAATCACCTCAAGTAGTTCATCAAAGCAGTTGTGAGAATGAGAATATTGAAACGGAAAGATTTCAAGAATATGAGCTGGAAATTAAAACAGAAATTTCCAGACGGTCTCTCAAACTTGGAGATGGTGGTGGAGTGGAGCCTCTTCATGATCTTGGCAGCCCAATTGGCAGCCTTGCAATCCCATATGGAGACAACAATCCTAATGTTCAGAAAGACTCGGATTATAAGGTTCCTATTGTAAACAAATCATCTCAAGATTGTAATGATATCAGTCACATCACTGTTCAGGAGTCAGCCCTGCGATTACCTGAACAGAATTCTGGAAcagaaaatgcattttctgAAATTGAATGTGCAAGAGTCAATGAACTGGAGTTGCTTCCAAGCGTTGAACTTTGTCCTGAAAGTGGTGATCTTAGTAGCGGTAATGCAATAGGCAGCTCAAGTAATCTAAACTCTGGGTTGCAAAGAGGAACCAAAGAAGTTGCTATTTGTGTATATGCTGGTGTTGGTGATAACCACCATGAATCCAGTAATAAACAATCTGAGGCATCTCTTGACACCGTGGGTTGCTTGGACAAGCAAGAACCGTCTCAAGATCACAGATCCAGTAAATTGTCTGAGGCATCTTTTGGCACTGTCGGTTGCTTCAAAAAGCCAGAATCTTCTCTAGAATTTCGGGACCTGAATTTGGGATTTGGAGAGCGACTTTTTATACTTAGTAATAGTTTCAAAAGCTCTGATGTTACTGCTTCCAAGCTTGTGGGTGAAAGGAGAGATGGTCTTCAAATCAGCGGTAGTAATGTTTGCAAAAGTTCCGACATTGATACTTCTGAGATTGTGGAGGATACGATTAGCAAGGATCTTGGTCCAAGCAGAAAACTTGATCTCAAGGCAGCCGACAACCGCTCTGATATTGATACTTCTAAGCATGTGGGCGATGCACAGGATTCTCTTCCAATCAGCGGTAGTAATGTTTGCAAAAGCATTAGTACCTCTGAGAATGTATGCAAGGGTATAATTAGAAAACGTGTACTGAAGAGAGCAATCAACTGCTCTAAATTTGATACTTCTATGCATGTGGACGATGTGAAGGATGTTCATCCAATCCGCGACAGTAATGTTGACAAAAGCATTGGTACCTCCGAGGATGTGGAAGAGAAGAAGGTTATTTTCCCAAGCAGGGCTATCATTAGAAAACGTGTACTCAAGATAGCAGACAACTGCTCTAAAATTGATACTTCTAAGCACGTGGACGATGCAAAGGATTTTCTCCCAATCAGCGGCAGTAATTCTTGCAAAAGCTCAGACGGTGCTACCTCTGAGAGTGCGGAAGCAAGGGAGGATGTTCTTCAAAGCAACGTTGAAATCGGAAAAGGTGAACTCAAGACGGTCTGCAGCCAAAATACAAGTTTAGCTCATGATTTTGAGTTTGATGATGATAGTAAAACTGATGATACtagaagagaaaacaagaggCTTTGGAGTATTCTAACGGCCAGGTTGAAGCAGCTGAAGAATGCTCAACAAACAACAGTGACAAGGTCCTAG